The candidate division KSB1 bacterium genome contains the following window.
TTTTTTCTACTTCTTCTTTCGTTTCTCCTGTAGCTACACACCCCTCTAAGTCGGGCGAATAAGCAGAAAATCCTGTATTTGTTTTTTCAATAATGATTAAATACT
Protein-coding sequences here:
- a CDS encoding type II toxin-antitoxin system HicB family antitoxin, encoding MKYLIIIEKTNTGFSAYSPDLEGCVATGETKEEVEKTMHEGIEFHLDGLRQEGFEVPEPNSYSKYIEVAA